A genomic window from Lotus japonicus ecotype B-129 chromosome 1, LjGifu_v1.2 includes:
- the LOC130733294 gene encoding uncharacterized protein LOC130733294 has translation MMESVNVTVDDEPSKKEETNMNEDDDGADVPADAPTTVLGNDSETSSGKNDSVKAKIERTAKGVKCMGLKSGSSQPPPVPKKASGKPKTRNPTRKTYMSKVQNKEPTSVPRYEDATDEEEINDEDSPVKSSPVDVHDVETSVSQETPDQENPEKDSTSHEDSGNATQPDVSESSSSKDADPKNDSSEDPNSEESIQAPASVQDISDGDSGDVPLTASFPDSVAARLTRKRRVPDTETTPAPQKRSKSSPVTYKSRQADVKGKGKQKAVKTPSEKKKKKCYEKLVREFLVKLSVDVGLPESDEFRKVFVRAECVVFSPAVISQALGRSVIEFADEEVSLEAIAKELTTGHVKKWPHKKLLSTGNLNVKYAILNRIGAVNWVPTQHISGVSATLAKLIYKIGKSITFDFGAFDFEQTLKHVDTCVVRLPVSFPSLLTAIILKQHPQILRADEVAMSPGVSITLDKHLFMEPHVLDIALATSTTSAPPVTESGAHAIIAELHETSSRQWLCYVHVVFKLLLVFFWLAYVQAAATVE, from the exons atgatggaatctgtaaatgtgactgtggatgatgaaccaagtaAGAAGGAGGAAACCAatatgaatgaagatgatgatggtgcagatgttccagccgatgctccaaCAACCGTCCTCGGCAATGATTCTGAGACAA GTTCAGGGAAGAATGATTCTGTCAaggcaaagattgaaagaactgctaaggGGGTAAAATGCATGGGTTTGAAAAGTGGTTCTTCTCAACCTCCTCCTGTGCCTAAGAAAGCTTCTGGGAAGCCGAAGACAAGAAACCCAACAAGAAAGACCTACATGTCCAAGGTTCAGAACAAGGAACCCACAAGTGTCCCTCGTTATGAGGATGCtactgatgaagaggaaatcaatgatgaagattctcctgtgaaGTCCTCTCCAGTTGATGTGcatgatgttgagacatctgtgTCTCAGGAAACTCCTGATCAAGAAAATCCTgaaaaggattccacttctcatgaagattcaggcaaTGCTACCCAGCCTGATGTTTCTGAATCGTCCTCTTCcaaggatgctgatccaaagaatgaCAGTTCTGAGGATCCTAATTCTGAAGAGTCAATCCAggctccagcctctgttcaggACATTTCTGATGGTGATTCTGGTGATGTTCCTCTTACTGCTTCTTTtcctgatagtgttgctgctaGGCTGACAAGAAAAAGAAGGGTCCCTGATACTGAAACCACTCCTGCTCCACAAAAGAGATCCAAATCATCTCCTGTAACCTACAAGTCTAGACAAGCAGATGTGAAgggtaagggaaagcaaaaggctGTCAAGACCCcaagtgagaagaagaaaaagaaa TGCTATGAGaaacttgtgagagagttcttggtgaaaCTCTCTGTTGATGTTGGACTTCCTGAGAGTGATGAATTCAGGAAGGTTTTTGTGAGGgctgaatgtgttgtgttctcCCCTGCTGTGATCAGTCAGGCACTTGGAAGGAGTGTTATTGAATTtgctgatgaagaagtgtccttGGAAGCTATTGCCAAGGAACTTACTACtggtcatgtgaagaagtggccccaCAAGAAATTGTTGTCCACTGGGAATCTCAATGTAAAATATgcaatccttaacaggattggtgctgtgaattgggtcccTACTCAGCATATCTCTGGTGTTTCTGCTACccttgccaaattgatctataaGATTGGCAAGTCAATTACATTTGATTTTGGTGCTTTTGactttgagcagacattgaagcatgttGATACTTGTGTTGTGAGGCTGCCTGTTTCGTTCCCCTCACTGCTCACTGCAATCATTCTCAAGCAGCATCCTCAGATACTCAGGGCTGATGAGGTGGCTATGTCCCCAGGTGTTTCAATCACCTTGGATAAACatttgtttatggagccacatgtcctAGACATTGCTCTGGCAACCAGTACGACATCTGCCCCgcctgtgactgaatctggtgCCCATGCCATCATAGCTGAATTACatgaa acaagttcaagacaatggctatGTTATGTTCATGTTGTGTTCAAGCTGCTTCTGGTTTTCTTTTGGTTAGCTTATGTGCAAGCTGCAGCTACTGTAGAGTAA